CTGAACCCCCAGCCCAGCCTCCCCGACGCCCAGCCGGAGGCAGCCCCGTACGCGCCCCCCAAGTGGCGCACCGAGCCCCGCTTCCCCGACGGCCCCGCGCCCGACCCCGCCGGGTCGCACCACGAGCGCCGGATCCGCAGCTTCCAGCCGCGCCGCAGCCGGGTGACCACCGGCCAGGGCGAGGCGCTGAAGCGGCTCTGGGGCACCTGGGGCCTCGACATCGACGGCCACGAGGTCATCGACCTGGAGAAGCTCTTCGACGGCCTCCCCGTCGTCCTGGAGATCGGCTTCGGCATGGGCGAGGCCACCGCCCAGATGGCCGCCGCCGACCCCTCCACCGGCATCCTCGCCGCCGACGTGCACACCCCCGGCCAGGGCAACCTCCTCGCCCTCGCCGAACGGGGCGGCCTCACCAACGTCCGCGTGGCCAACGGCGACGCGATCATCCTGCTCCGCGAGATGCTCCCGCCCGCCTCCCTCGCCGGGCTGCGCGTGTACTTCCCGGACCCGTGGCCCAAGGCCCGCCACCACAAGCGCCGGCTGATCCAGCCCGAGTTCCTCGACCTGGCCGCCACCCGCCTGGCGCCCGGCGGGCTGCTGCACTGCGCGACCGACTGGGAGCCGTACGCCGAGCAGATGCTCGAAGTGCTCACGGCGCACCCGGAGTTCGAGAACACGCAGGCCGACGGCGGCTACGCGCCCCGCCCGGACTTCCGCCCCCTCACCCGCTTCGAGGGCCAGGGCCTGGACAAGGGCCACCTGGTCCACGACCTCCTCTTCACCCGCGCCCAGCCGACAGGCGAACCGGCAGGCGAACAGGCGGGCGAACCTGCACCCGAACCAGGCCCCAAGAACTGACAAACGTCACTCCGAGTGTCCGACCCACTCGGTAGGGTCATCATGTGTACCGAGCGCTCCCCCCTGTGCTCGCACGCCCATCGGGCACGGCCCGCATGTGCGTGCTGGTCACGCTGCTCACCGCCACCGGGGTCGCCATCCTCGAGCTCGTGCGGGAGCAGACCGGCACGGCCGGCTTCTTCGTAGGCCTCGGCCTGGCCCTGCTGCCGGTGCCGCCGCTGATGGCGGCCTTCCGGTGGCTCGGCCGGGCCGCGCCGGGCCCCTGGCGGCAGTTGCTGTTCTGCTTCGGCTGGGGGGCCTGCACCGCGGCGCTGATCGCGATACTGGCCAACAGCTTCGCCACGGAGTGGATGGCCGCGGCCTCCACCGACCCCTCCGCCGCCGACCAGCTCGGCTCGGTGGCGATCGCCCCGGTCGTGGAGGAGAGCGCCAAGGCGGCGGCGCTGCTCCTCGTGTTCGTCTTCCGAAGACGGCAGTTCACCGGCGCCGTCGACGGGCTCGTGCTCGCCGGGTTCACCGCCACCGGCTTCGCCTTCACGGAGAACATCCTCTACCTGGGCAACGCCTTCGAGGAGGACCTGGCCAAGGGCACCGGTGCGCTGGATTCCGTGACGGCCGCGACCTTCTTCGTACGGGTCGTGCTCTCCCCGTTCGCGCACCCCCTCTTCACGGTGCTCACCGGCCTCGGCTTCGGCGCGGCCGCGCTCACCGCCCGCCGCACGCGCAGGACCGGGCTTCCCCTGCTGGGCCTGGCCCTCGCCATGGGCGCGCACGCGCTGTGGAACGGCTCCTCGCATTTCGGCGAGTACGGGTTCTACGTGGTCTACGGCTGCGTGATGGTCCCGGCGTTCGGGCTGCTGCTGTGGCTGGCCGTGCGGATACGGCGCCACCGTCTGCGGGCCGTAGCCGCCGAGCTGTCGGTGTACGCCGCCGCGGGCTGGCTCAGTCCGGCGGAGGTGCCGGCCCTGGCTTCGATGCCGGCCCGGTCACTGGCGCGCGCCCTGGCCCGCCGCACCGGAGGCCGTCCCGCCGCCCGGGCGGTGTCCCGGTACGCGGCGGACGCCGCCGCCCTCGCCCTGCTGCGCCGCCATGCCCGGCGGACGGGCCCGGCCCGCCGGGACCCGGATTTCGCCGAGCGGGAGCGGGAGTTGCTGCACCGGCTCTGGCTGCGCCGGGCGACGGCCGCGCCGGCCCTGGCCCGGGCGGCGGTACTGGAGGATCTGCTGCCGCCGCGTTACGTCCCGCCGGCCGGGTCTCCCGCGCGGGCCTTCGTACCGGCCGCCAGGAGGCCGGAGCTGTCGGCGTCGAGCGCTTGACCGGCGTCGAGTGCTTGAGCCGAGCGCTTGAAAGGAACGGAGGGGCCGGACCTCAGACGTCGAGCCCCTTCGAGTTCAGCCACGCCAGCGGGTCGACCGTCGAGCCGCCCTTGCGCACCTCGAGGTGGAGGTGGGCACCGGTGACGTTGCCGGTGGCGCCGACCCGGCCGATGGTCTCGCCGGCGCCGACGGAGCCGGAGGTCACGGACATCGAGGACAGGTGGCAGTACCAGACCTCCGTACCGTCCGCGAGCTGGAGCACGATCCGGTAGCCGTAGGCCCCCGACCAGCCGGCGGAGATGACCTTGCCGCCGCCCACGGCCTTGACCGGGGTGCCGGTCGGGGCGGCGAAGTCGAGGCCGGTGTGGTAGCCGGAGGACCACATGGAGCCGGCGGCCCCATAGTGCGAGGTGAGGGTGTAGGAGGAGGTCGGCAGGGAGTAGCCGCCCGAAGCCTTGGTGCCCGAGCCCGTCCCCGTACTCGTCCCGGCGCCCGCGCCGGTGTCCGCCGCGGCCTTGGTCGCGGTCTGCTCGGCGGCGGCCTTGTCCGCGGCCGCCTTCTCGGCGGCGGCCTTCTCGGCGGCGACGCGTGCGGCCTCGGCCTCCTTGTCGGCCGCTTCCCGCTGGGTCCGGGCCTCCTGCGCGGCGCTCTCGCGCGCCGTCCGCTCGGCGTCCGCCCGGGCCTGGGCCTCGACGGCGTCCTGCTCCGTCTCGGCCTGCTGGAGGATGCGGTTGCGCAGCGCCTCGCCCGCGTCGGCCTGCCGGGGAACGCCCGCGGTGGACGCCCCGCCCTCGGCGGCGGCTTGGGAAACGGCCTCCGCGCCCGCACCGCCGTCGGAGCCGGAGTGTCCGCCGCCGCCCAGCAGATCGGGTATCGAGGGCATGGATATGGCGACCTGGGGCCGGTCCTGCGCGGTGGCGATGCCGCCCGCGCCGACGGCCGCGATCACGCCCACGCCGAGCACGGTCGAGCTGCGGGCGAGTCCGCCGCGCGCCTTGAGGACCCGGTGCTTGCCGCGGACCGGGCGGGCGGAGTCCTCCGTGGGATTCCACTCGCCCCAGGCTCCTGCGGTGGGCGTCTCCTGGACGTCGATGCCTTCAGCGGCAGGCGAGTTGGAGGCCACCGGGGCACACTCCTCATGGGCGAGAACGCACACGGGTGCCGTCGTTGCGACGGCTGGGACGACCGCGCTGCGTTATCGAACGGTAATCTACGAAGGGGAATGATTCCAAGCCGATGCGACTGATCGTTAAGGCCAATCGGCCACTCCCCGAACGGCTTTGGCCAGGACATTCGCCTCACCGTCTACCAACTCCGGCAAATCCTCGGCCAACCCGCACCACTTCCGCCACATTGCAGCAATGACGCGTCGTCAGCTCCCTTGCGCAGAGCGCCCCGGCGCCTACGCAGGGTCACCTCACACGCCGTCGCGCCGCACCACCGGAACGGTCCGGCGGCGCTCCGGCTGCCCCTCCCCCGCCCGGCCGACCGCCAGCAGCGCCATGTCGTCCGTCGCCCCGCCGCCCGTGTGCCGCCGCACATCGCTGCTGAGCGCGCCGAGCAGCTCGTCCGGCCCCGGGAAGACCCGCCCCCGCAGCCGGGCCGCAGGATCGTAGAAGGTGCCCGAACCGTCCCGCGCCTCGGTCAGCCCGTCGGTGTACAGCAGCAGCGTGCTGCCCGCCGGGAAGGGCCACTCCTCGGGCGCACCCGGCCGGCCGGGCGCCAACTCGCCCAGCCCCAGGGGCAGCGCGGGCTCGGCCGGGGCGAGCACCGCCAGTCCCCCGTCCGCGTACAGCAGCAGCGGCTCGGGGTGCCCCCGGTTGAGCAGCCGCAGCCGCTCGGCCCCGGGCGGGATCTCCCCGAGCACGCAGGTGGTGAACCCCTCCACCGCGTCCAGGCTGCCCCGCCGGGCGCCCTCCCGGGCCAGCGCCCGCTCCAGGCGCCGCGCGACCCCCTCCAGGGTCGGCTCGGTCTCCGCCGCCTCCCGGAAGGCCCCCAGCACCACCGCGACGGCCTCCACGGCCCCCAGCCCCTTCCCCCGTACGTCGCCCACCGCGAGCCGCACGCCGTACGGGGTGTCCTGGACGGCGTAGAGGTCCCCGCCGATGAAGGCGTCGGCCTGCGCGGCCTCGTACCGGGCGCAGACGTGCAGCCCCGCGATCCGCTCGGCCGGGGTGGGCAGTACGGCCCGCTGCGCGGCCTCGGCGATCCCGCGCGCCGAGGCGAGCCGCTCGCCGCTGCGCCGTACGACCCGGTTGATCAGCAGGGCCAGCCCGGAGACGGTCAGCACGGTCGCCAGCTCGGTCAGCGCCTCCACGTTCCAGCTGGTGCCGTAGTTGACGTGCAGGCCCACCACCGCCAGCGAGGCGGCGATCCCGGTCAGCGCGGTCGCCCGGAGGGTGAACAGGGAGGCCGCGACCAGCGGGCCGGCGGTGAAGAAGGGGGATCCCGTGAAGCTGGGCGGGGTCATGAGGTCGAAGACGAGCCCGAGGAGGATCAGCAGCACCGGCAGGATCCGCACCACCCGCCGGGCGGTGCCGTCCGCGCTCACGTCGTTGCCCTGCCGGCCCAGCCCCGCCACGCTGCTCTCCCGCCGCCCGGTCACCCCGCCCCTCAAGGCTGGCGGCACGTGCCCTCGTACGGCGAGCGGACCGGGCCGATCGGGTGAGGGCACCGCACGGGCGGCAGCGCACACGACGAAGGCCCGGTTCCACCAGGGAACCGGGCCTTCGTACTGAGTAGCGGGGACAGGATTTGAACCTGCGACCTCTGGGTTATGAGCCCAGCGAGCTACCGAGCTGCTCCACCCCGCGTCGGTAAACCCAACTCTACGTCATCCGGGGGACGCCTCCCACCAATTACCCCGCCCCGACCCCCACAGAACCACATCACCGCAGGTCAGACCCCATAAAACCGATCTGCTGCGGGTCTGCTCCGGGAGTTCGCGCGGGCCCGGACCCCCGGTGGGGCCCTCACCTGCGAGCGGTAGGCCATGTCGGACTCGAACCGACAACCAACGGTTCAGACGCAGGGCGACACGGTGGGGTGAACCCGTGCGTGGGGTCGGATGCTCCCCAGCAAGAGCCCCCTAGGTTGATAACGATCTTCGCAGGGTGGCCTCGTCACGGGCCCTTCGACGCCCGCGTCCACCTGCGTCGCAAGGAACGGAGACGTGTCCGTGAATCGTTCGACGACCCGGCTGGCCGGTCTGACGGGAAGCGTCCTGGCCGCTTTCACCCTGGGAGTCCTCGCCGCTTCGCCGGCCGCCGCGCAGCCCCTGGTCGGCCGGGATGTACCCACGCAGGTGACCATCGCCCGTGGCGAGACCGGAGCGGTGCCCTGGACCTTCCAGAACACCGGGGGGAGCTCGACGGTGCCGGCGAACGGGGTCCAGATGACCTTCACCGCCCCCGCCAACACCACTTTCCCCGCGCAGAGCACCGTACCCAGCGAGTACGGCGTCCCCGGATCCAACTGGACCAGCAACAACCTGGTCCTGCGGAACTGCGTGCGCAGCAACTCCGACACCACCCTGACCTGCGACGGCTTCGGAGCCAACGGTGGGGTCAGCGGCTGGCAGACCAACGCCTACATGCGGTTCTCACCGCAGGTGACGGTGGCGCGTACCGCCCCGGCGAACACCGCCCTGAATCCCGGTTCCGGCAGGCTCAGTTACACCGACGCGGCTGTCGGCGTTCCGCTGACCGCCGACGGCACGCTGAACGTGCTGACCGCGCCGCCCCAGCCGATGTGCATGTCCTCCGATTCCCGCACCGAGGGGAGCAGCATCCGGATCTGGGACTGCGCCCCGGGTGACGTCAAACAGCGCTTCGTCATCGACCAAGGGAAGATCATCAGGGGTGACACCTTCGGCACCAGCCAGGAGATGTGCCTGACCCTCGACTCCCTCGAAGACGGCAGCAGCATCACGCTGAAGCCGTGCGCCACCAGTGCGTACCTGCGCCACCAGCTGTGGGTCGTACGCGACGGCCGCTTCGTCTTCAGGGACACGATCGGCACGAACCGTGAGGTCTGCCTGGACATGGGACCGACCCGCAACAACGACGACAAGGTCCGCGTATCGCAGTGCAGCACCTCCTCGGACCAGGAGTTCGTCGTCCAGGGCGGCGCCATCAAGGCCGAAGACACGCTGTAACTCCCCTGCTGGGGGCCTGCGCTCTGGCGGGCCTCCTCGCGGCGCCGGCCATCGCCGACCCCGTGCCCCTGGACGCGCCCTACACCCAGGCCGCGGCCGAGGTCTCCTCGACGGGAGAACTACTGAAGGCCAAGAACATTACGGAGAGCCGGCGAGCCAGCCTCGGCGTGTGCTGCGTCACGGTGGGTCCGGACCCGGTCAACCTCCCCGAGGCTCTGGTGCTTGCCGGAAACGGTCCTACCGGCGGCAGTGTCCACACCTTCGTGACTCCGAACCCGAACTGCGGCAATGCCGCGAACACCATTCTGGTCCTCGTGCGCAGCTCGACGGGTGCCGCCGCGGACGCCCCGTTCACCGTCGCGGTCCAGAGCAGACCAGCCTTCCGGCGCGCACCGCGTGCTGTCAGGAACTCCCCCCACACGCACCACAAGGAGTCGCACTCATGAGGCACCTGTCCAAGCGGGCCAAGGTCGTCATCCTGGCCACTGTCACAGCTTGCGCGGCCACGACGGTCACGGTCGCGGTCGCCTCCACCCCCGGCCCCGCCCGTGCTCCCCACGCGCAGGCTTCCGCCCTGGTGGAGTACGACGGCACCGTGTCGCAGTCCTCCGGGATCAAGTCGGTCACGAAGCCGGGAACCGGCGTGAACTGCATCAAGTTCACGGACAAGCGGATCGACCCGCAGAAGGCCCAGGTCGTTGACCTGGGCCTTCTCTCGTGAGCGGATGACGGGAAACGAAGCCGCGCGCGGGCGGTGGGTCCTGGACGCCTGCCTCTCGTACTGGCGTTGTTGACCAACCAACGAGGAAGCGGATCTGGGCGCATACCCGCTGGGCGGCCTGTGCCTGCGTCCACCGCTGCTCGCGCCTGAGTCGGCGCAGGTCTCGTTCGCCATCATCCCGCCGTCCGCTGGTCGAGTTGGGCGCCCGGAAGCACGGCTCGTACTCGATCCGCCAGGAGCTCCCGCTCCGCGAGGACGGCATCCGCCGTGCCTTCAACCGCGCCGGGTACGAGAGCCTGAAGGCCGCCCAGGCCGACCTGGACCACGTACGAGCACTCCTCGGCATACCCGCGGCGGACGACCTCGAGAGCATCGTCGGCATCGCGGCCCTCTTGGAGCAGGTGGCCGACGAGAAGGCTGCGCTTCCCGACGCCGAGGAGACCCGGCGCCGGCTGCGGGCCCGGACCTCGCTCCTCGGGTCGATCACTGTCGGCGAATGGCTGGACCGCTGGCCCGCACCGACCTGCCACCGATCACCCCAAGCGGCGGCCCAGCTGGTGCCTCGTGCCCGCTCGTCCGCCTCCTGACCAGGGGATGACGGGCCGTCCGCTCACGCATCGCTCACGCACGGGCCCGGAAACGACTGAGCGCCCCACCTGGCCGAAACCGGGTGGGGCGCTCAGTAGCAGGTCAGAGGGGTCAACCCCGGCCTGCGAGCGGTAGGCCATGTCGGACTCGAACCGACAACCAACGGATTAAAAGTCCGCTGCTCTGCCAATTGAGCTAATGGCCCTCCATGTGCTCACCCCAGAGCATAGCCGGAGAGGGGCTGCTGGCCGATCGGGTATCGCCGGGTGTGGCCCCGGCGGTTTCCCGCCATCCGGTGCGGGAGGGGCCAAACGGCCGGAAACGGGCTCGGCCCCCACCGCACCGGAGTGCTGTGGGGGCCGAGCCTTCGTCAGATGGCGCTCAGGCGTCAGCCGTTGCGCTTCCAGCGGGGCTTGTCGTCACGACGGCCACCGAAGGAGCCGGTCGAACCGCCGGAGGGGCGGTCGCCGCCACGGAAGCCACCGGAGGGACGGTCGTCGCGGCGGAAACCACCACGGTCGCCACCACGGTCGTCACGGTTGAAACCACCGGACGGACGGTCGTCGCGGCGGAAACCACCACGGTCGCCACCACGGTCGTCACGGTTGAAACCACCGGACGGACGGTCGTCACGACGGAAGCCACCACCGGACGGGCGGTCGCCACCACGGAAGCCACCCGACGGACGGTCATCGCGGCGGAAACCACCACGGTCGCCACCACGGTCGTCACGGTTGAAACCACCGGACGGACGGTCGTCACGACGGAAGCCACCACCGGACGGGCGGTCGCCACCACGGAAGCCACCCGACGGACGGTCATCGCGGCGGAAACCACCACGGTCGCCACCACGGTCGTCACGGTTGAAACCACCGGACGGACGGTCGTCACGACGGAAGCCACCACCGGACGGGCGGTCGCCACCACGGAAGCCACCCGACGGACGGTCATCGCGGCGGAAACCGCCACGGTCGCCACCACGGTCGCCGCCACGGTCGTCACGACGGTTGTCGCGGCGCTCGTAGTTGCCCCGCTCGTCGCGGCGCTCGAAGGTGCGCTCCTGGGCGACGGGCTCGGCGACGGCGGCCACGGCAGCCGCGACCTCGGCCTCGGCGGCCTCGACGACCTCGGCGACGGCGGCCTCCGGGTCCTCACCGCGCTCACGGGCGGAGCGGGCGACGAGGCGGTCGGCCTCCTCGCGCAGCTCGGCGGCGCGGCGGGTCAGGCGCTCGAGCTGCTTGGTGAGGTCGGCGACCTCGCGCTCGGCCTGCTTGGCGGCGTTGTTCGCGGAGTCGGCCTGGACCTGGGTCAGCGAACGCGCACCGGTGATCTCGGCGACCTCCGGGTCGAAGGCGCCGACGCCCTGGACGATGTGGCGCGAGGCGTCGACGCCCGCGTCCTCCATCAGGCGGAAGATCTGGCGGCGCTGGTGCGGGAGCGCCAGCGACACGACGACACCGGACTTGCCGGCACGGGCGGTACGGCCCGAGCGGTGCAGGTAGTCCTTGTGGTCGCCGGCCGGGTCCACGTTCAGGACCAGGTCGATGCCGTCGACGTGGATGCCGCGGGCGGCGACGTCGGTGGCGACGAGCGCGTTGACGTAGCCGTCCTTGAAGTCCGCGAGGACGCGGGTACGGGCGCCCTGCGTCATACCGCCGTGCAGCGCGTCGGCCTTCACGCCGGCCTCGATGAGCTGCTCGGCGATGCGGTCGGCGCCCAGCTGGGTGCGGACGAAGATGATGGTGCGGCCCTTGCGGGCGGCGATGGCGGCCGTGACCGGCGCCTTGTCCTTCGGCTTCACGACGAGGACGTGGTGCGTCATGGTCGTGACGTTGCCCTGGGCGCTGTCGACCTCGTGCGTGACGGGGTTGGTCAGGTAGCGCTTGACCAGGGTGCCGATCTCGTTCTCCATGGTGGCGGAGAAGAGCATGCGCTGGCCGCCGCCGGGGATCTGGTCGAGCAGCTCGGTGACCTCGGGCAGGAAGCCCAGGTCGGCCATCTGGTCGGCCTCGTCGAGGACGGCCACCTCGACGTTCTCGAGGGAGCAGGCGCCGCGGTTGATGATGTCGCGCAGGCGGCCGGGGGTGGCGACGAGGACGTCGACACCGCGCTCCAGGGCGTAGATCTGGTTGCCCATGGAGGTACCGCCGCAGACGACCTTCATCTTCAGGCCGAGCACGTCGCCGTAGGGCTGGAGGGCGTCCGCGACCTGCATCGCGAGCTCACGCGTCGGCGTGAGGATGATCGCGCGGGGCTTCTTCTTCTCGGTGTGGCCACCGGCGAGGCGCGCCAGGGTGGGCAGACCGAAGGAGAGGGTCTTGCCGGAGCCGGTGCGGCCGCGGCCGAGGATGTCCTTGCCGGCCAGGGCGTCCGGGATGGT
The Streptomyces sp. NBC_00091 genome window above contains:
- a CDS encoding DEAD/DEAH box helicase; translation: MPENDSNEIVDAETLAVTEAMDAIERDEIIEALEAEVADVADVAAEADEADGSDADAEPTITFGDLGLPEGVVRKLAQNGVTSPFPIQAATIPDALAGKDILGRGRTGSGKTLSFGLPTLARLAGGHTEKKKPRAIILTPTRELAMQVADALQPYGDVLGLKMKVVCGGTSMGNQIYALERGVDVLVATPGRLRDIINRGACSLENVEVAVLDEADQMADLGFLPEVTELLDQIPGGGQRMLFSATMENEIGTLVKRYLTNPVTHEVDSAQGNVTTMTHHVLVVKPKDKAPVTAAIAARKGRTIIFVRTQLGADRIAEQLIEAGVKADALHGGMTQGARTRVLADFKDGYVNALVATDVAARGIHVDGIDLVLNVDPAGDHKDYLHRSGRTARAGKSGVVVSLALPHQRRQIFRLMEDAGVDASRHIVQGVGAFDPEVAEITGARSLTQVQADSANNAAKQAEREVADLTKQLERLTRRAAELREEADRLVARSARERGEDPEAAVAEVVEAAEAEVAAAVAAVAEPVAQERTFERRDERGNYERRDNRRDDRGGDRGGDRGGFRRDDRPSGGFRGGDRPSGGGFRRDDRPSGGFNRDDRGGDRGGFRRDDRPSGGFRGGDRPSGGGFRRDDRPSGGFNRDDRGGDRGGFRRDDRPSGGFRGGDRPSGGGFRRDDRPSGGFNRDDRGGDRGGFRRDDRPSGGFNRDDRGGDRGGFRRDDRPSGGFRGGDRPSGGSTGSFGGRRDDKPRWKRNG
- the trmB gene encoding tRNA (guanosine(46)-N7)-methyltransferase TrmB, whose translation is MNPQPSLPDAQPEAAPYAPPKWRTEPRFPDGPAPDPAGSHHERRIRSFQPRRSRVTTGQGEALKRLWGTWGLDIDGHEVIDLEKLFDGLPVVLEIGFGMGEATAQMAAADPSTGILAADVHTPGQGNLLALAERGGLTNVRVANGDAIILLREMLPPASLAGLRVYFPDPWPKARHHKRRLIQPEFLDLAATRLAPGGLLHCATDWEPYAEQMLEVLTAHPEFENTQADGGYAPRPDFRPLTRFEGQGLDKGHLVHDLLFTRAQPTGEPAGEQAGEPAPEPGPKN
- a CDS encoding PrsW family intramembrane metalloprotease — protein: MCVLVTLLTATGVAILELVREQTGTAGFFVGLGLALLPVPPLMAAFRWLGRAAPGPWRQLLFCFGWGACTAALIAILANSFATEWMAAASTDPSAADQLGSVAIAPVVEESAKAAALLLVFVFRRRQFTGAVDGLVLAGFTATGFAFTENILYLGNAFEEDLAKGTGALDSVTAATFFVRVVLSPFAHPLFTVLTGLGFGAAALTARRTRRTGLPLLGLALAMGAHALWNGSSHFGEYGFYVVYGCVMVPAFGLLLWLAVRIRRHRLRAVAAELSVYAAAGWLSPAEVPALASMPARSLARALARRTGGRPAARAVSRYAADAAALALLRRHARRTGPARRDPDFAERERELLHRLWLRRATAAPALARAAVLEDLLPPRYVPPAGSPARAFVPAARRPELSASSA
- a CDS encoding PP2C family protein-serine/threonine phosphatase — encoded protein: MAGLGRQGNDVSADGTARRVVRILPVLLILLGLVFDLMTPPSFTGSPFFTAGPLVAASLFTLRATALTGIAASLAVVGLHVNYGTSWNVEALTELATVLTVSGLALLINRVVRRSGERLASARGIAEAAQRAVLPTPAERIAGLHVCARYEAAQADAFIGGDLYAVQDTPYGVRLAVGDVRGKGLGAVEAVAVVLGAFREAAETEPTLEGVARRLERALAREGARRGSLDAVEGFTTCVLGEIPPGAERLRLLNRGHPEPLLLYADGGLAVLAPAEPALPLGLGELAPGRPGAPEEWPFPAGSTLLLYTDGLTEARDGSGTFYDPAARLRGRVFPGPDELLGALSSDVRRHTGGGATDDMALLAVGRAGEGQPERRRTVPVVRRDGV
- a CDS encoding peptidoglycan DD-metalloendopeptidase family protein, encoding MDVQETPTAGAWGEWNPTEDSARPVRGKHRVLKARGGLARSSTVLGVGVIAAVGAGGIATAQDRPQVAISMPSIPDLLGGGGHSGSDGGAGAEAVSQAAAEGGASTAGVPRQADAGEALRNRILQQAETEQDAVEAQARADAERTARESAAQEARTQREAADKEAEAARVAAEKAAAEKAAADKAAAEQTATKAAADTGAGAGTSTGTGSGTKASGGYSLPTSSYTLTSHYGAAGSMWSSGYHTGLDFAAPTGTPVKAVGGGKVISAGWSGAYGYRIVLQLADGTEVWYCHLSSMSVTSGSVGAGETIGRVGATGNVTGAHLHLEVRKGGSTVDPLAWLNSKGLDV
- a CDS encoding RICIN domain-containing protein is translated as MSVNRSTTRLAGLTGSVLAAFTLGVLAASPAAAQPLVGRDVPTQVTIARGETGAVPWTFQNTGGSSTVPANGVQMTFTAPANTTFPAQSTVPSEYGVPGSNWTSNNLVLRNCVRSNSDTTLTCDGFGANGGVSGWQTNAYMRFSPQVTVARTAPANTALNPGSGRLSYTDAAVGVPLTADGTLNVLTAPPQPMCMSSDSRTEGSSIRIWDCAPGDVKQRFVIDQGKIIRGDTFGTSQEMCLTLDSLEDGSSITLKPCATSAYLRHQLWVVRDGRFVFRDTIGTNREVCLDMGPTRNNDDKVRVSQCSTSSDQEFVVQGGAIKAEDTL